One window of the Bombus huntii isolate Logan2020A chromosome 18, iyBomHunt1.1, whole genome shotgun sequence genome contains the following:
- the LOC126875428 gene encoding uncharacterized protein LOC126875428 codes for MRILHTNLRRSRRAQDLLHQTIRESTVALAVVAEPYRVLDAPEWVGDTDGMVAVTWTSTPGAFAHGALLERGNGYAAVEWAGMMVVGVYVSPNSGRAAFEEFLDGVGDCVRRRLPRQVLVLGDFNAHSTEWGNARTNARGRTLSNWAAGLGLLLVNKGSTSTCVTCRGSPLLT; via the coding sequence ATGCGCATCCTCCACACTAACCTGCGAAGGTCAAGGCGAGCACAAGACCTGCTCCACCAAACCATCCGGGAGAGCACGGTCGCCCTAGCGGTGGTGGCGGAACCATACAGAGTTCTGGATGCCCCGGAGTGGGTCGGAGACACGGACGGAATGGTTGCCGTCACCTGGACATCAACGCCCGGGGCGTTCGCCCACGGAGCCCTGCTGGAACGCGGCAACGGATACGCCGCGGTCGAGTGGGCAGGGATGATGGTGGTGGGGGTGTACGTGTCACCTAACAGCGGACGGGCAGCGTTCGAGGAATTCCTAGACGGAGTTGGCGACTGCGTTAGGCGACGACTCCCCCGACAAGTGCTCGTCCTGGGAGACTTCAACGCGCACTCCACGGAATGGGGGAACGCCAGGACCAACGCCCGCGGCCGCACGCTATCAAACTGGGCCGCGGGACTTGGACTTCTGTTAGTGAACAAAGGCTCGACCAGTACCTGCGTGACGTGCAGAGGGAGCCCATTGTTGACATAA
- the LOC126875429 gene encoding uncharacterized protein LOC126875429, whose protein sequence is MRMRKTIAGGVILEVPEDQGREKAAALAAQLTRALDPNEVRVATPYRAAEARVSLIDIAAIKAEIQNTLARKSGCKPEDIRLGEIRPARNGLGTVWIRGPASTVRKLAQAGKVAIGHTGKTCTAKEDKGHLCFGCGEPGHQARACTIASPKCLLCEALGTPSVHRMGGPACAPSKKGTKGAARGSTAARGSEKGSPLQSDPKPANKEVGTEEATNKERTPKN, encoded by the exons ATGAGGATGCGGAAGACCATCGCCGGAGGCGTCATCTTAGAGGTCCCCGAGGACCAGGGAAGGGAGAAGGCCGCAGCGCTCGCAGCACAGCTGACGCGAGCTCTGGACCCGAACGAGGTCCGCGTGGCGACACCCTACCGAGCCGCGGAGGCAAGGGTGTCCCTGATAGACATAGCGGCCATCAAGGCGGAAATCCAGAACACCCTGGCGAGGAAGAGCGGCTGCAAGCCGGAGGACATCCGGCTGGGAGAAATCCGCCCCGCCCGGAACGGACTTGGCACCGTGTGGATACGAGGCCCTGCCAGTACAGTGAGGAAACTGGCCCAGGCTGGAAAGGTCGCCATAG GACACACGGGGAAGACCTGCACCGCCAAGGAGGACAAGGGGCACCTGTGCTTCGGATGCGGCGAACCAGGGCACCAGGCGAGAGCATGCACTATTGCGAGCCCGAAATGCCTGCTCTGCGAGGCACTTGGAACACCGTCGGTGCACAGGATGGGGGGACCGGCCTGCGCCCCCTCGAAGAAAGGAACGAAAGGAGCCGCCCGCGGATCCACGGCTGCAAGAGGCAGCGAGAAAGGCTCCCCGTTGCAAAGCGACCCTAAGCCCGCGAACAAGGAGGTAGGCACGGAGGAAGCCACAAACAAGGAAAGAACACCAAAGAACTGA